From Neisseria cinerea:
CGATTTGGGCGAACTGGGTTTCGTATGCCGTGCCAAAGGGACGAGCCGTAAGGCGGCGGAGCAGTCGGCGGCGAAAGAGGCGCTGCAGTGGCTGGAAGAAAAGCTGCCGCTGAAGAAGAAAAAGAAATGAGGCGGCGTGTGTGAATATGCCGTCTGCAACGTGGACATGAAAGCAAATATGGATATTGAAACCTTCCTTGCAGGGGAACGTGCCGCCGACGGATACCGTTGCGGCTTCGTAGCGATTGTCGGTCGTCCGAATGTCGGCAAATCAACGCTGATGAATCATCTGATCGGTCAGAAAATCAGTATTACCAGCAAAAAGGCGCAGACGACGCGCAACCGTGTAACGGGGATTTATACCGACGATACCGCGCAGTTCGTGTTTGTCGATACGCCCGGTTTTCAAACCGACCACCGCAACGCGCTCAACGACAGGCTGAATCAAAATGTTACCGAGGCACTCGGCGGTGTGGATGCCGTGGTTTTCGTCGTGGAGGCGATGCGCTTTACCGATGCCGACCGTGTCGTGTTGAAACAACTGCCCAAGCACACGCCGGTTATTTTAGTGGTCAACAAAATCGACAAGGATAAGGCGAAAGACCGTTACGCGTTGGAGGCGTTTGTTGCCCAGGTGCGCGCCGAATTTGAATTTGCGGCGGCGGAGGCAGTCAGTGCGAAACACGGTTTGCGGATTGCCAACCTGTTGGAGCTGATTAAGCCGTATCTGCCCGAAAGCGTGCCGATGTATCCCGAAGACATGGTTACGGACAAATCGGCGCGTTTTTTAGCGATGGAAATCGTGCGTGAAAAATTGTTCCGCTATTTGGGCGAGGAATTGCCTTATGCGATGAATGTCGAGGTGGAGCAGTTTGAGGAGGAAGATGGTTTAAACCGTATTTATATTGCCGTTTTGGTCGACAAAGAAAGCCAAAAGGCGATTTTGATCGGCAAAGGCGGAGAACGTTTGAAGAAGATTTCCACCGAGGCGCGGTTGGATATGGAAAAACTGTTTGATACCAAAGTATTTTTGAAGGTATGGGTCAAAGTCAAATCCGGTTGGGCGGACGACATCCGCTTCCTGCGGGAACTGGGTTTGTAAACCCTTAAAGGACAACCTGATTCGCCGGCGGTTTTAAACCCTGTCGGAGCTGGGCAAAAATGCCGTCTGAACGTGTTTCAGACGGCATTTTGTTTGATGGAGATATTTCGGCGGCGGTTTGCCCGTATGTTGTCATTTGGCGGTCTTTCTGCCGGGTTTTATCCGATTTTACTGCTGTAACGGTGACGAAAGGCGGAACCGGGGGATTTATCGTCAATAAGGCGGCAGTGGTGGGTGGTTTGGAGCAGTATCGGTATCCGTAGGTATTTTGAATGCCGGCTGTTTTCTGAAGAATCTCCGGACGTTTGATAGGTGTCATCATATGTTCGGGGATTTTTCATTGCTATCACTACGTTCAATGATTTAAATCAAAAAATAATCATAAATAATTATCCATATATGTCATCATAATTATGATATACTAATTATAAATAACTATATTGTTATTTAAGAATGGGCTTGAAGTTGTTTTTAAACTATAAACAGGAGAATGAACCGATGAAACTGAAACCATCAGCAAAACCGTTTGTTGCAGTAATGTTCTTGATGACGGCGAATGCTTATGCCGCCGATACCGTTCCCACGGGAACCATGCATAAAAATGGTTCGGTCGCATTGGGCAAGGACTCGAAGGCGGGGGAAAATGCCTCCGCGTTGGGAGATAAGGCGGCTGCAGCGGGTTATAAGTCTGTGGCAGCGGGGTATGATTCAAACGCTTCGGGTTTAAG
This genomic window contains:
- the era gene encoding GTPase Era, yielding MDIETFLAGERAADGYRCGFVAIVGRPNVGKSTLMNHLIGQKISITSKKAQTTRNRVTGIYTDDTAQFVFVDTPGFQTDHRNALNDRLNQNVTEALGGVDAVVFVVEAMRFTDADRVVLKQLPKHTPVILVVNKIDKDKAKDRYALEAFVAQVRAEFEFAAAEAVSAKHGLRIANLLELIKPYLPESVPMYPEDMVTDKSARFLAMEIVREKLFRYLGEELPYAMNVEVEQFEEEDGLNRIYIAVLVDKESQKAILIGKGGERLKKISTEARLDMEKLFDTKVFLKVWVKVKSGWADDIRFLRELGL